In Mixta intestinalis, the following are encoded in one genomic region:
- a CDS encoding MFS transporter has translation MAQVNDIHEVSAQAAAPAPSGSASSWQPLRQPVFRMLWIATVVSNIGSWMNDVGVNWAMLTLSANPLSVALVQAASSLPMFLFALPSGVMADIVDRRKYLLFSQLWVFIAAAGLTVLSLLGMVTPLVLLVAAFLLSTGAAMSSPPFQAIVPDLVAKNELGAAIALNSLGINISRAIGPALGGLILSLSGPWMVFLLNALSVLGVAWVLWRWKAEPTIQRLPPEHFFPAVRAGLRYVHAAPVLRNVLVRTVTFFLFGSAGWALLPLVARRELGLGPGGYGIMLACIGLGAICGAVLLPRLRQRFDPDRLMVLASLLFAATMLALAFVRHFWLLNACEFFTGFAWIAVLSTLNLGAQRSAAKWVKARALAVYLTVFFGAMTVGSAIWGQLAAHFSISVSLSIATLGMVLGCLTVFRWRLNKDPDLNLEISGIAENAPQDAIAHQRGPVMVMYEYQIDPQDAHAFTLCVQEIRRVRRRGGALSWSVYEDVQRPGLFVETFVVGSWIEHLRQHERHTMNDLKIQNRVQAFHRGGQPPAARYFIAPGKA, from the coding sequence ATGGCGCAGGTTAATGATATTCATGAGGTCAGCGCTCAGGCCGCCGCGCCCGCGCCGTCCGGTTCCGCCTCCTCCTGGCAGCCGCTGCGCCAGCCGGTGTTCCGTATGCTGTGGATCGCCACGGTGGTATCAAATATCGGTTCATGGATGAACGACGTCGGGGTGAACTGGGCGATGCTGACGCTCAGCGCCAATCCGCTGTCGGTGGCGCTGGTGCAGGCTGCCAGCAGTCTACCGATGTTTCTGTTTGCCCTGCCCTCCGGCGTAATGGCCGATATCGTTGACCGCCGTAAATATCTGCTCTTTTCACAGCTGTGGGTATTTATCGCCGCCGCCGGGCTGACCGTGCTGTCGCTGCTCGGCATGGTAACGCCGCTGGTGCTGTTGGTGGCAGCCTTCCTGCTCAGCACCGGTGCCGCAATGAGCTCGCCGCCGTTTCAGGCGATCGTGCCGGATCTGGTGGCGAAAAATGAGCTGGGTGCAGCGATCGCGCTGAATTCGCTGGGGATTAATATCAGCCGTGCCATCGGCCCGGCGCTGGGCGGTCTGATTCTGTCGCTCTCCGGCCCGTGGATGGTGTTTTTGCTTAACGCGCTGTCGGTGCTGGGCGTGGCCTGGGTACTGTGGCGCTGGAAAGCGGAGCCAACCATTCAGCGCCTGCCGCCGGAGCACTTTTTCCCGGCGGTGCGTGCCGGATTACGCTATGTACATGCCGCGCCGGTGCTGCGCAACGTGCTGGTACGCACCGTAACGTTCTTCCTGTTCGGCAGCGCAGGCTGGGCATTGCTGCCGCTGGTGGCACGCCGCGAGCTCGGCCTCGGCCCCGGCGGTTACGGCATTATGCTCGCCTGTATCGGCCTCGGAGCTATTTGCGGTGCCGTGCTGCTACCGCGACTGCGACAGCGCTTCGATCCCGATCGCCTGATGGTGCTGGCCAGCCTGCTGTTCGCCGCGACGATGCTGGCGCTGGCCTTTGTGCGCCACTTCTGGCTGCTGAACGCCTGTGAGTTTTTTACCGGCTTCGCCTGGATTGCGGTGCTTTCGACATTAAACCTTGGCGCACAGCGCAGCGCGGCGAAATGGGTTAAGGCGCGGGCGTTAGCGGTCTACCTGACCGTTTTCTTCGGTGCGATGACGGTAGGTAGCGCTATCTGGGGACAGCTCGCCGCGCACTTTTCCATCTCCGTTTCACTGAGCATCGCCACCCTCGGTATGGTGCTCGGCTGCCTCACGGTCTTCCGCTGGCGGCTGAATAAAGATCCCGATCTTAATCTGGAGATCAGCGGGATCGCGGAAAACGCACCGCAGGATGCTATCGCCCATCAGCGCGGCCCGGTGATGGTGATGTATGAATATCAGATCGATCCGCAGGACGCGCACGCCTTTACGCTCTGCGTACAGGAGATTCGCCGGGTACGGCGGCGCGGCGGCGCGCTCAGCTGGTCAGTCTATGAGGATGTTCAACGTCCCGGCCTGTTTGTAGAAACCTTTGTTGTCGGTTCATGGATCGAACATCTCAGGCAGCATGAACGCCATACGATGAACGATTTAAAGATCCAAAATCGCGTACAGGCTTTTCACCGGGGCGGGCAGCCGCCCGCAGCACGTTATTTTATCGCGCCCGGTAAAGCGTGA
- a CDS encoding alpha/beta fold hydrolase, whose translation MSMFRTQDGTQLYYKDWGTGKPVLFSHGWPLDADMWDSQLNFLAERGYRAIAFDRRGFGRSDQPWQGYDYDTFASDINDLIEHLDLHDVTLVGFSMGGGDVTRYLGRYGSARVSALALLGAVTPIFGKADDYPQGVDLSVFAGIRDGLLKDRAQFISDFSSVFYGTNAGQTVSEGVLTQTLNIALLASLKGTLDCVTAFSETDFRSDIAKIDVPTLVIHGSNDQVVPFETTGKVAAETIRNAELKVYDNAPHGFAVTHQDRLNNDLLAFLQRL comes from the coding sequence ATGAGTATGTTCAGGACGCAGGATGGCACTCAGCTTTATTACAAAGACTGGGGTACAGGCAAGCCGGTGCTCTTTAGCCACGGCTGGCCGCTGGATGCCGATATGTGGGACAGCCAGCTAAATTTCCTTGCCGAGCGCGGCTATCGTGCCATCGCTTTCGACCGCCGTGGCTTTGGCCGCTCGGATCAGCCGTGGCAGGGCTACGATTACGATACCTTCGCTTCTGATATCAACGATCTGATTGAGCATCTGGATCTGCATGATGTGACGCTGGTCGGTTTCTCCATGGGCGGTGGCGACGTAACGCGTTACCTTGGTCGTTACGGCAGCGCGCGCGTCTCAGCGCTGGCGCTGCTCGGCGCGGTTACGCCGATCTTCGGCAAGGCAGACGACTATCCGCAGGGCGTTGATTTAAGCGTTTTCGCCGGTATTCGCGACGGGCTGCTGAAAGATCGCGCGCAGTTTATCAGCGATTTCTCCTCGGTTTTCTACGGCACCAACGCCGGACAGACCGTTTCCGAAGGCGTGCTGACGCAGACGCTGAATATCGCTCTGCTCGCTTCGTTGAAGGGAACCCTTGACTGCGTTACCGCCTTTTCTGAAACCGATTTCCGCAGCGATATAGCGAAAATTGATGTGCCGACGCTGGTGATTCACGGCAGCAACGATCAGGTGGTGCCGTTTGAAACTACCGGCAAGGTAGCGGCGGAAACCATCCGCAACGCGGAACTGAAGGTGTATGACAATGCCCCACACGGTTTCGCGGTGACACATCAGGATCGGCTGAATAACGATCTGCTGGCTTTCTTGCAAAGACTTTAA
- a CDS encoding TfoX/Sxy family protein — protein MVKASDELIHFILDQLAPLGRFTTRRMFNSTALFQDGLMVLLIDHAGVVFLKTDALNRDRFIAAGCSPFTYTRRSANGALKTVALSFYTLPDGLLEEQEALTKWVRSAIDAAKRAGKGKKRIRRAN, from the coding sequence ATGGTGAAAGCATCCGATGAGTTAATCCATTTTATTCTCGATCAGCTGGCCCCACTGGGGCGGTTTACCACTCGGCGCATGTTTAACAGCACGGCGCTGTTTCAGGATGGCCTGATGGTGTTATTAATTGACCACGCGGGCGTCGTGTTTTTAAAAACCGATGCTCTTAACCGCGATCGCTTTATCGCCGCTGGCTGTTCACCTTTTACCTATACCCGACGTAGCGCCAACGGCGCGTTAAAAACGGTGGCGCTGTCGTTTTACACGCTGCCCGATGGCCTGCTGGAGGAGCAGGAGGCATTGACGAAGTGGGTGCGATCGGCGATTGACGCCGCAAAACGCGCCGGTAAGGGGAAAAAACGGATCCGCCGGGCAAATTAA
- the fhuE gene encoding ferric-rhodotorulic acid/ferric-coprogen receptor FhuE — MLALLTNNRERRVRASVSVKNAALILTPLATLVAAALYLPGAAAAQKEEMLVVEASDDSTNETQQSDYSVPVTQAGTKMTMTVRDIPQSVSIISKQRMQDQQLQTLGDVLKNTTGVSESVADYDRSTFYSRGFLIDNYMVDDIPTVFEERWNLGDSAADTAIYDRIEVVRGATGLMSGTGNPSAAVNMVRKHADSREFTGNVSATYGSWDKQRYVLDLSAPLTASGNVRGRMIAGYQDNDSYIDRYSANKKFIYGVVDTDLTDSTTLSVGYDYQEINADSPPWGGLPRWYRDGGKTDYHRSFSTAPDWAWSDKQSRKVFATLKQRFDNGWQFTLNGTHTETELDSKMLYIDGYFDRNTGQGVSGYAGYPVVGGTGYNTGKRKVHAIDAFASGPYQLFGRQHELMAGVSYSRQHNRYMSAFANLSPEDVGNFNNWNSSFPETNWNALSLAQEDTIHQKSAYTATRISLADPLHLIVGARYTQWSTSTLSQNLEKSKAAPYAGLVYDINDAWSAYASYTSIFNPQTYRDINRHYLSPVTGKSYEAGVKADWLNSRVTTSVSVFRIEQDNVAQTTGEMIPGTTESAYYATQGTVSKGVEFEINGAVTDSLQMTLGATRYVAEDSEGHAVNPTQPRTTVKLFAAWTPPALSDLTLGGGVNWQNTVWQNVSAPEGNGTWHAEQGSYALVNLFGRYQVTKQLSLQANLNNLLDKKYDTSVSQYVVYGAPRNFSVSANYRF; from the coding sequence ATGCTCGCACTTTTAACAAACAACAGGGAAAGACGCGTCCGTGCGTCTGTATCAGTAAAAAATGCGGCGCTGATCCTGACGCCTCTGGCTACGCTGGTGGCCGCCGCACTTTATCTTCCCGGCGCTGCGGCAGCACAGAAAGAGGAGATGCTGGTCGTTGAGGCTTCAGATGACAGCACCAATGAGACCCAGCAAAGCGACTACAGCGTGCCGGTCACCCAGGCGGGCACCAAAATGACCATGACCGTGCGTGATATTCCACAATCCGTCAGCATCATCAGCAAGCAGCGTATGCAGGATCAGCAGCTGCAAACGCTGGGCGATGTGCTGAAAAATACCACTGGCGTCAGCGAAAGCGTGGCGGATTACGATCGCAGCACCTTTTACTCACGCGGTTTCCTGATCGATAACTATATGGTGGATGATATTCCTACCGTATTCGAAGAACGCTGGAATCTGGGTGACTCCGCCGCCGATACCGCGATTTACGATCGCATTGAGGTAGTACGCGGTGCTACCGGATTGATGAGCGGAACAGGCAACCCCTCGGCAGCGGTTAATATGGTGCGCAAGCACGCCGACAGCCGCGAATTTACCGGCAACGTCTCCGCCACCTACGGCAGCTGGGATAAGCAGCGTTACGTGCTCGATCTCTCCGCGCCGCTAACCGCATCCGGTAACGTGCGCGGACGCATGATTGCAGGCTACCAGGACAATGACAGCTATATCGATCGCTACAGCGCCAACAAGAAATTTATTTACGGCGTGGTGGATACCGATCTGACCGATTCCACGACCTTATCAGTTGGCTACGACTATCAGGAAATCAATGCTGACAGCCCGCCGTGGGGCGGCCTGCCGCGCTGGTATCGCGACGGCGGTAAAACTGACTATCACCGCAGCTTCAGTACCGCGCCTGACTGGGCCTGGAGCGATAAACAGTCGAGAAAAGTGTTTGCTACCCTGAAGCAGCGTTTCGACAATGGCTGGCAGTTCACGCTGAACGGCACCCATACGGAAACCGAACTTGACAGTAAAATGCTTTATATCGATGGCTACTTTGACCGTAACACTGGACAGGGCGTAAGCGGCTACGCCGGTTATCCGGTTGTTGGTGGCACCGGCTACAACACCGGCAAGCGCAAAGTCCATGCGATCGACGCTTTCGCCAGCGGTCCTTATCAGCTGTTTGGTCGTCAGCACGAGCTGATGGCGGGCGTCAGCTACAGCCGTCAGCACAACCGCTATATGAGCGCTTTCGCCAACCTCTCGCCAGAGGATGTCGGCAACTTTAATAATTGGAACAGCAGCTTCCCGGAAACCAACTGGAACGCGCTGAGCCTGGCGCAGGAAGATACCATCCATCAGAAATCAGCCTATACCGCCACACGTATTTCGCTGGCCGATCCGCTGCATCTGATTGTCGGGGCGCGCTATACCCAGTGGAGCACCAGCACGCTGTCGCAGAACCTGGAGAAAAGCAAAGCCGCGCCTTATGCCGGCCTGGTTTATGACATCAATGATGCCTGGTCCGCCTACGCCAGCTACACCTCGATTTTTAATCCGCAAACCTACCGTGATATCAACCGTCACTACCTGTCGCCGGTCACCGGTAAAAGCTATGAGGCGGGGGTAAAAGCGGACTGGCTGAACAGCCGTGTAACAACCTCTGTGTCGGTGTTCCGCATCGAACAGGATAACGTGGCGCAAACCACCGGCGAGATGATTCCGGGCACCACCGAGAGCGCTTACTATGCCACTCAGGGTACGGTGAGCAAGGGCGTGGAGTTTGAAATCAACGGTGCGGTGACCGATAGCCTACAGATGACGCTCGGTGCGACGCGCTATGTGGCGGAGGATAGCGAAGGTCATGCGGTTAACCCGACGCAGCCGCGCACCACCGTTAAGCTGTTTGCTGCCTGGACGCCACCGGCGCTGAGCGATCTTACGCTGGGCGGCGGAGTTAACTGGCAAAATACGGTCTGGCAGAACGTCAGCGCGCCGGAAGGCAACGGCACCTGGCATGCCGAGCAGGGCAGCTATGCGCTGGTAAATCTGTTTGGGCGTTATCAGGTGACGAAGCAGCTTTCGTTGCAGGCCAACCTGAATAACCTGTTGGATAAAAAGTATGACACCAGCGTCAGCCAGTATGTGGTATATGGCGCGCCGCGTAACTTCTCAGTCAGCGCGAACTATCGCTTCTGA
- a CDS encoding DUF1456 family protein, with protein sequence MLNNDVLRSLRYMLKLNNNDIVAIMALADTAVTAEQVAGYVLKEEEEGFAACPDVVMSCFLNGLIYHRRGKDESMPPLKVERRLNNNIILKKLRVAFALKTDDILTILTAQQFRISMSEITAMMRAPDHKNYRECGDQFLRYFLRGLTSRLRPA encoded by the coding sequence ATGCTAAACAACGATGTGCTGCGCAGCCTGCGCTATATGCTGAAGCTAAACAACAACGACATAGTCGCTATTATGGCGCTCGCCGATACGGCGGTAACGGCGGAGCAGGTCGCGGGCTACGTGCTGAAAGAGGAAGAGGAAGGCTTTGCCGCCTGCCCGGACGTGGTGATGAGCTGCTTTCTTAACGGCCTGATTTACCATCGGCGCGGTAAGGATGAGAGTATGCCGCCGCTAAAAGTAGAGCGTCGGCTTAATAACAATATCATTCTTAAGAAGCTGCGCGTTGCTTTCGCACTAAAAACGGATGATATTCTGACTATCCTGACTGCCCAGCAGTTCCGTATTTCAATGTCGGAAATTACCGCCATGATGCGTGCGCCGGATCATAAAAACTATCGCGAATGTGGCGATCAGTTCCTGCGCTATTTCCTGCGCGGCTTAACCAGCCGCCTGCGCCCGGCTTAA
- the btsR gene encoding two-component system response regulator BtsR gives MLKVLIVDDEPLARENLRVLLEKEEGIDIVGESANAVEAIGAVHRLRPDVLFLDIQMPRISGLEMAGMLDMDRRPHIVFLTAFDEYAVQAFEAHAFDYLLKPVEAGRLQKTLTRLRHDRGEQNLALLPENQQALKFIPCSGHSRIWLLQMSEVAYVSSRVSGVFVTGVDGTEGFTELTLRTLEYRTPLIRCHRQYLVNMTQLKEIRFMENGQAELLLRAGQKVPVSRRYLKSLKEALGLKSA, from the coding sequence GTGTTAAAGGTATTAATTGTCGATGATGAGCCGCTGGCGCGAGAGAATCTGCGCGTACTGCTGGAAAAGGAAGAGGGCATCGACATCGTGGGTGAGAGCGCTAATGCCGTGGAAGCGATTGGCGCGGTGCACAGGCTGCGCCCCGACGTGCTGTTTCTCGATATTCAGATGCCACGTATTTCCGGTCTGGAGATGGCGGGTATGCTGGATATGGATCGGCGTCCGCACATTGTTTTTCTGACCGCCTTTGATGAGTACGCTGTGCAGGCGTTTGAGGCACATGCCTTTGACTACCTGCTCAAACCGGTTGAGGCCGGACGGTTACAGAAAACGCTGACGCGGCTGCGTCACGATCGCGGCGAGCAGAACCTGGCGCTGCTGCCGGAAAATCAGCAGGCGCTGAAATTTATTCCCTGTAGCGGTCACAGCCGTATCTGGCTGTTACAAATGTCAGAGGTGGCCTACGTCAGCAGCCGCGTAAGCGGGGTTTTCGTCACCGGCGTGGACGGTACGGAAGGCTTTACCGAGCTGACGCTACGCACGCTGGAGTACCGTACTCCGCTGATACGCTGCCATCGACAATATCTGGTGAATATGACACAGCTGAAAGAGATTCGTTTTATGGAAAACGGCCAGGCCGAGCTGCTATTGCGTGCCGGACAGAAAGTGCCGGTCAGCCGCCGCTATCTGAAGAGTCTGAAAGAGGCGCTGGGGCTGAAAAGCGCGTAG
- a CDS encoding sensor histidine kinase produces MYEFNLVLLLLQQMCVFLVIAWLMSKTRLFIPLMQVTVRLPHKFLCYVVFSVFCLLGTWFGLHISDSIANTRAVGAVMGGLLGGPLVGGLVGLTGGLHRYSLGGMTDVSCMVSTIMEGLLGGLAHRVLVKRGHSRQVFSPLTAGAVTLVAEVIQMAIILLLARPFDDALKLVCSIAAPMVVTNTVGAALFMRILLDKRAMLEKYSSAFSATALKVAASTEGILRQGFNEENSMKVAQVLYRELDIGAVAITDRDKLLAFTGIGGDHHLPGRPISSVWTRRAIEQGKVVYADGNEVPYRCSLHPQCKLGSTLVIPLRGEDQRVIGTIKLYEAKNRLFSSINRTLGEGIAQLLSAQILAGQYERQQALLAQSEIKLLHAQVNPHFLFNALNTLMAVIRRDSEQAGQLVQYLSTFFRKNLKRPSEVVTLADEIEHVNAYLQIEQARFQSRLQVSLSVPETLAQVQLPAFTLQPIVENAIKHGTSQLLGVGEIRLSATQQQDRLLVKIEDNAGLYRQPEGAGGLGMSLVDKRLRARFGDDCGISVSCIPEQFTCVTLRLPLEEKTC; encoded by the coding sequence ATGTATGAATTTAATCTGGTGCTGCTGTTACTCCAGCAGATGTGTGTCTTTCTGGTTATTGCCTGGCTGATGAGCAAAACGCGGCTGTTTATTCCGCTGATGCAGGTCACGGTGCGGCTGCCGCATAAATTTCTCTGCTACGTGGTTTTCTCGGTATTTTGTCTGCTGGGTACCTGGTTTGGGCTGCATATTTCTGACTCGATCGCTAATACGCGCGCGGTGGGCGCAGTAATGGGCGGGCTGCTCGGCGGCCCGCTGGTTGGCGGGCTGGTGGGACTGACCGGCGGCCTTCATCGCTATTCGCTGGGCGGCATGACCGACGTAAGCTGTATGGTTTCCACCATTATGGAAGGGCTACTCGGTGGCCTGGCGCATCGCGTATTAGTCAAGCGGGGCCACAGTCGCCAGGTTTTCAGCCCGCTGACCGCCGGAGCGGTAACGCTGGTGGCGGAGGTCATCCAGATGGCAATTATTCTGCTGCTGGCGCGCCCCTTTGACGATGCGCTAAAGCTGGTTTGCAGCATCGCCGCGCCGATGGTGGTGACCAATACCGTCGGTGCCGCGCTCTTTATGCGTATCCTGCTCGACAAACGCGCAATGCTGGAAAAATACAGCTCCGCTTTTTCTGCTACCGCGCTGAAGGTGGCAGCGTCAACCGAAGGTATTCTGCGCCAGGGATTTAACGAAGAGAACAGCATGAAGGTGGCGCAGGTGCTGTATCGTGAGCTGGATATCGGCGCGGTGGCTATTACTGATCGCGATAAGCTGCTCGCTTTCACCGGTATCGGCGGCGATCATCATCTGCCTGGGCGGCCTATCTCCTCGGTCTGGACGCGACGCGCCATTGAACAGGGTAAGGTGGTGTACGCCGATGGTAATGAGGTGCCTTACCGCTGCTCGCTGCATCCACAATGTAAGCTGGGTTCGACGCTGGTTATTCCGCTGCGTGGTGAAGATCAGCGCGTTATTGGTACCATTAAGCTTTACGAGGCGAAGAACCGCCTGTTCAGTTCCATTAACCGCACGCTGGGTGAAGGCATCGCACAGCTGCTTTCGGCGCAGATTCTGGCGGGGCAGTATGAACGCCAGCAGGCGCTGCTGGCGCAGTCGGAGATCAAGCTGCTGCATGCGCAGGTAAATCCGCACTTCCTGTTTAATGCGCTGAATACGCTAATGGCGGTCATCCGGCGCGACAGCGAACAGGCGGGGCAGCTGGTGCAATACCTCTCCACCTTCTTTCGCAAAAATCTCAAGCGCCCCAGCGAGGTGGTCACGCTGGCGGACGAAATTGAGCATGTAAACGCCTATCTGCAAATTGAGCAGGCGCGCTTTCAGTCGCGGCTACAGGTATCGCTGAGCGTGCCGGAGACGCTGGCGCAGGTGCAGCTGCCCGCTTTTACGCTACAGCCCATTGTAGAAAACGCCATTAAACATGGCACTTCGCAGCTGCTGGGCGTGGGTGAAATCAGGCTTAGCGCGACACAGCAGCAGGATCGGCTGCTGGTGAAAATTGAAGATAACGCCGGGCTTTACCGGCAACCTGAGGGTGCAGGCGGGCTGGGAATGAGCCTGGTGGATAAACGCCTGCGCGCCCGTTTCGGCGACGACTGCGGCATCAGCGTAAGCTGCATCCCGGAGCAGTTTACCTGTGTGACCCTGCGCCTGCCGCTGGAGGAGAAGACGTGTTAA
- a CDS encoding OsmC family protein produces MTIHKKGQAHWEGDLKRGKGTISTESGALQQQPYGFNTRFEDKPGTNPEELIGAAHAACFSMALSMMLGQAGHTPQSIDTTADVSLDKQGEGFAITKIALDSTIKLPGIDSTAFDEIINKAKAGCPVSQVLNAEITLNYRLEN; encoded by the coding sequence ATGACCATTCATAAAAAAGGGCAGGCGCATTGGGAAGGCGATCTGAAACGCGGTAAAGGCACCATCTCTACCGAAAGCGGCGCGCTCCAGCAGCAGCCGTATGGTTTTAATACCCGTTTCGAAGATAAACCCGGTACCAACCCCGAAGAGCTGATCGGTGCTGCGCACGCCGCCTGCTTCTCTATGGCGCTATCAATGATGCTGGGGCAGGCGGGTCATACGCCGCAGAGCATCGATACCACGGCGGATGTGTCGCTGGATAAGCAGGGCGAAGGCTTTGCCATCACTAAAATCGCTCTCGACAGCACCATTAAGCTGCCGGGCATCGACAGCACGGCTTTTGATGAAATCATCAATAAAGCTAAAGCGGGTTGCCCGGTGTCACAGGTGCTGAACGCGGAAATCACGCTTAACTACCGCCTGGAAAACTAA
- a CDS encoding DUF2158 domain-containing protein, with product MFQKDDLVQAKTGGPKMQVLRVEGDMLWCARIDDADKKEIEIPASSVNPYREEGDFGVC from the coding sequence ATGTTTCAGAAAGATGATTTGGTGCAGGCGAAAACCGGCGGCCCGAAAATGCAGGTACTGCGCGTGGAAGGCGATATGCTGTGGTGCGCCCGTATTGACGACGCGGACAAAAAAGAGATCGAAATCCCGGCCAGTTCCGTTAATCCTTATCGCGAAGAGGGCGATTTCGGCGTCTGCTAG
- the speG gene encoding spermidine N1-acetyltransferase, with product MNVKLRPLEREDLHFVHQLDNNASVMRYWFEEPYEAFVELSDLYNKHIHDQSERRFVVENEGEKVGLVELVEINHVHRRAEFQIIIDPTHQGKGLASQAAKLAMDYGFSVLNLYKLYLIVDQENEKAIHIYSKLGFEIEGVLRHEFFINGEYRNTIRMCIFQHQYLQKHKTQTGAMVKPTAQ from the coding sequence ATGAACGTGAAGCTACGTCCGCTTGAACGCGAAGATTTGCACTTCGTTCACCAGCTGGATAACAACGCCAGCGTAATGCGCTACTGGTTTGAAGAACCCTACGAGGCATTTGTCGAACTCTCCGATCTCTATAACAAACATATCCACGACCAGAGCGAGCGCCGTTTCGTGGTAGAAAACGAAGGCGAAAAAGTGGGTCTGGTGGAGCTGGTAGAGATTAATCATGTACACCGCCGCGCCGAATTCCAGATCATCATCGATCCCACCCATCAGGGCAAAGGGCTGGCGAGCCAGGCGGCGAAGCTGGCAATGGATTATGGTTTTTCCGTACTGAATCTCTACAAACTCTATCTGATTGTCGATCAGGAGAATGAAAAGGCGATTCATATCTACAGCAAGCTGGGCTTTGAAATTGAGGGCGTGCTGCGCCACGAATTTTTTATTAACGGCGAATACCGCAACACTATTCGCATGTGCATTTTCCAGCACCAGTATCTGCAAAAGCATAAAACGCAAACCGGGGCGATGGTGAAGCCCACCGCCCAGTAA
- the mmuM gene encoding homocysteine S-methyltransferase, whose amino-acid sequence MLFDPIADLLQRNGTLILDGALATELEARGCQLADALWSAKVLLEDPQLIYQVHYDYFAAGAQCAITASYQATPLGFAARGLNEAQACELIARSAALALRAREDYLAQHPQSAPLLVAGSVGPYGAYLANGAEYRGDYALPQTEMMAFHRPRIEALAAAGVDLLACETLPSYAELEALVALLAEFPQLPAWFSFTLRDSEHLSDGTPLTAVTALLNRCPQAVALGINCIALEKVTPALATLRRLTDKPLLVYPNSGEQYDAVSKTWHSAPAGCSLQDKLTEWQAAGAQIIGGCCRTTPQDIAALSRRCQHARR is encoded by the coding sequence ATGCTGTTTGATCCCATTGCCGATCTGCTCCAGCGTAACGGTACGCTGATTCTTGATGGTGCGCTGGCGACGGAGCTGGAGGCGCGCGGCTGTCAGCTGGCTGATGCGCTCTGGTCAGCGAAAGTGCTGCTGGAAGATCCGCAGCTGATTTATCAGGTGCATTACGACTATTTCGCTGCCGGGGCGCAGTGCGCCATCACCGCCAGCTATCAGGCAACGCCGCTGGGTTTTGCCGCGCGCGGGCTGAATGAGGCGCAGGCGTGCGAGCTGATTGCCCGCAGTGCGGCGCTGGCGTTACGGGCGCGCGAAGATTATCTGGCGCAGCATCCGCAGAGTGCACCGCTGCTGGTTGCAGGTTCGGTAGGGCCCTATGGCGCTTATCTGGCGAACGGCGCTGAATATCGCGGCGACTATGCGCTGCCGCAGACGGAAATGATGGCCTTTCATCGCCCGCGTATCGAGGCGCTGGCGGCGGCAGGCGTCGATCTGCTCGCCTGCGAGACATTGCCCTCTTACGCTGAACTGGAAGCGCTGGTGGCGCTGCTGGCGGAGTTCCCGCAGCTGCCTGCCTGGTTCTCCTTTACCCTGCGCGACAGCGAACACCTTTCCGACGGCACGCCGCTGACGGCGGTCACGGCGCTGCTGAACCGCTGCCCGCAGGCGGTGGCGCTGGGAATCAACTGTATTGCGCTGGAGAAAGTTACTCCGGCGCTGGCAACGTTACGTCGTCTGACCGATAAACCGCTGCTGGTTTATCCCAACTCCGGTGAGCAGTATGACGCGGTGAGCAAAACCTGGCACAGTGCGCCCGCAGGCTGTTCGCTCCAGGATAAGCTGACAGAGTGGCAGGCTGCGGGGGCGCAAATCATCGGCGGCTGCTGTCGCACCACACCGCAGGATATCGCCGCGCTGTCCCGCCGCTGTCAACATGCCCGGCGGTAA